From Gimesia panareensis, the proteins below share one genomic window:
- a CDS encoding DUF4241 domain-containing protein yields MSTRTIIFSILTALFSTGCSQSDSTQGTGQDSDNMGLPVSAAYLALALEKEITINDITLRERNIADLHLPTGKLIASDAIVFMDPLPFKLKMPTGTFPVILSIAHIAEDQRVAFARIRFRDTVPVTWKMLSVEGEPPGKLQEGDIFGYGVDSGTGCFIDASAAKVFDEKLTSDPNYFENLLDAIERTYVNTWGWLDLPFGKGNLVAFSSGFGDGFYATYAGFDADGKLAVVVTDFAVVPSKAE; encoded by the coding sequence TTGAGCACCAGAACCATCATCTTCAGCATTTTGACAGCCCTGTTCTCTACTGGTTGTTCGCAGAGTGACAGCACGCAAGGCACTGGTCAGGACTCCGATAACATGGGGTTACCAGTCTCTGCAGCATACCTCGCCCTCGCTCTCGAAAAAGAGATAACCATCAACGACATCACACTACGTGAACGAAATATTGCCGATTTACATCTCCCTACCGGCAAGCTGATCGCCAGCGACGCGATCGTGTTCATGGATCCTCTCCCTTTTAAGCTGAAGATGCCCACGGGGACCTTTCCCGTCATTCTCAGCATCGCACATATTGCTGAAGATCAGCGCGTCGCTTTTGCCCGCATCCGCTTCCGGGATACAGTTCCCGTGACCTGGAAGATGCTCTCTGTCGAAGGAGAGCCCCCTGGTAAATTGCAGGAGGGGGATATTTTTGGCTATGGGGTCGACTCGGGTACGGGCTGTTTTATAGACGCTTCAGCGGCGAAAGTGTTTGACGAGAAGTTGACCAGTGATCCGAACTACTTTGAAAATTTACTCGATGCCATAGAGCGGACTTACGTCAATACGTGGGGCTGGCTGGATCTGCCATTCGGCAAGGGAAATCTAGTTGCCTTTTCGTCAGGTTTCGGAGACGGGTTCTATGCCACCTATGCAGGATTTGATGCTGACGGCAAGCTGGCAGTAGTCGTGACGGATTTCGCAGTAGTTCCATCGAAAGCAGAATAG
- a CDS encoding polysaccharide lyase 6 family protein yields MSFFFLAWPSLLLAEEFRVETPTALQSTVKATQPGDLISLVGSDWHDVRLKLKLQGSPKQPIIVRSQITFTGSSSLDLNGEHVVLDGFTFRDGSLKTGHVLRVRGAHNRVTRCTIENYNPDNIDTRYQWLSLNGHDHRVDHCKFAGQNHSGTTLVVWLDEDGEVGRHRIERNYFLNRQRGNGNGFETIRIGTSETSMKSARCIVAENLFENCDGEIELISNKSCDNVYERNTIIGCAGALTLRHGDNCIVRENLILGDGDRHSGGIRIVGEGHQIIGNHIEGVGNRIGGAIALSAGVPDPKLSQHARVRHVLIDGNTLIDNAGEEIVYGHGLGSRSRSLLPEDIIVKNTRRSGPPRLKRLKPEDVGPGARKD; encoded by the coding sequence TTGTCTTTCTTCTTCCTGGCCTGGCCCAGTCTGCTTCTGGCCGAAGAATTCCGCGTCGAAACACCAACCGCGCTGCAGTCTACAGTGAAAGCAACTCAGCCGGGAGATCTCATCTCTCTCGTCGGCTCTGACTGGCACGATGTCCGCCTGAAGCTCAAGCTCCAGGGGTCACCAAAACAGCCGATCATCGTGCGTTCCCAGATCACCTTCACAGGATCTTCGTCCCTCGATCTGAATGGTGAGCATGTCGTCCTCGACGGTTTCACGTTTCGCGACGGCAGTCTGAAAACCGGACACGTCCTCCGTGTCCGCGGCGCACACAATCGGGTAACCCGCTGCACGATTGAGAATTATAACCCGGACAACATCGACACCCGCTATCAGTGGCTCAGCCTGAACGGCCACGATCATCGCGTTGATCATTGTAAATTTGCCGGTCAGAACCATTCGGGGACCACGCTGGTCGTCTGGCTGGATGAGGATGGCGAAGTCGGCCGGCACCGCATCGAACGCAATTACTTCCTCAACCGCCAGCGGGGTAACGGCAACGGATTCGAAACGATCCGCATCGGCACCAGTGAAACGTCAATGAAGTCCGCCCGGTGCATCGTTGCTGAAAACCTGTTCGAAAACTGCGACGGAGAAATCGAGCTCATCTCCAACAAGTCGTGCGATAATGTCTATGAACGCAACACGATCATCGGCTGTGCTGGCGCCCTGACGCTGCGGCACGGCGACAACTGCATCGTCCGTGAAAACCTCATCCTGGGGGACGGCGACCGGCATTCCGGGGGCATTCGCATCGTCGGTGAAGGGCACCAGATCATCGGTAATCATATCGAAGGCGTCGGCAATCGCATCGGCGGCGCGATCGCATTGAGTGCCGGCGTACCGGATCCAAAGCTAAGCCAGCACGCCCGGGTCCGTCACGTTCTCATCGACGGTAATACATTGATCGACAATGCCGGTGAGGAAATCGTCTACGGCCACGGACTGGGCAGCCGCTCCCGCTCGCTGCTGCCGGAGGATATCATAGTCAAGAACACCCGCCGCTCAGGTCCACCTCGGCTCAAGCGCCTGAAGCCGGAAGACGTCGGCCCTGGAGCACGAAAGGATTAA
- a CDS encoding TIGR03067 domain-containing protein, producing the protein MQRSFSGLKYLVTFTMMTTLTATASADDARAKAIQKDRNQIAGTWKIVALTVNGNKSKDEDAQKLTVVNGADGTWSLRSEGNEIVRGTTSIDPTLKPKTIDIQPTTGGDKGKTYLGIYDLGESTRKLCFAPAGIERPTVFKSSPGDGRILVKFERVEKNTESTSP; encoded by the coding sequence ATGCAGCGCTCGTTTTCAGGACTGAAGTACCTTGTCACATTTACCATGATGACCACGTTGACAGCGACCGCCTCGGCCGACGATGCCAGGGCGAAAGCAATCCAAAAAGACCGGAATCAGATCGCCGGTACCTGGAAAATCGTGGCCCTCACAGTCAACGGCAACAAATCCAAAGACGAGGACGCCCAGAAACTGACCGTGGTCAACGGGGCTGACGGAACCTGGAGCCTGCGTTCCGAGGGGAACGAAATCGTCAGAGGGACCACCAGTATCGATCCCACACTGAAACCGAAGACGATCGACATCCAGCCAACCACAGGTGGGGACAAAGGCAAAACGTACCTGGGGATCTACGACCTGGGTGAGAGTACCCGCAAACTCTGCTTCGCTCCCGCAGGTATCGAACGTCCCACTGTTTTCAAGTCGAGCCCCGGCGACGGCCGCATCCTGGTGAAGTTCGAACGCGTCGAAAAGAATACGGAATCTACTTCTCCCTGA
- a CDS encoding glycerophosphodiester phosphodiesterase, whose protein sequence is MSLVPFTRQIATSLNASLRHLIGADMLYKLLAFVVLTPLFAILFRTLLALGGQSVLTDVDIALFFAGPFGWICAITLGAVWLTIVALEQASLLSILATRASGQKPEVIESLRFAASHVADILHVTGKMIGWSLLVLAPFLLIAGGVYLGLLGEYDINYYLNERPTEFKVAVGLGVILGLVLTGILLRLFSGWFLALPLILFDKVPPAEGLQASQRKVAGHRRQILIWLIAWLGMVLILNALLVAFVGLAGRVLIPTEVGSLLVLTTRVGLMLLVLFLTGLTLNLFATIAFAGLLFQGYQQMIPEATMSVEKSESAETQSGSQLFTRGRLATAAIVGVLGAAFLGYWSLQSTLEAQQIPQVMAHRGASKAAPENSMAAFRQAIADGADWIELDVQETVDGKVVVVHDSDLMKLAGNPLKIWDATLEDLTEIDIGSSFDPQFAAERVPTLAEVLKLCKDKIGVIIELKYYGHDQQLEQRVADIVESEGMADQIMVMSLKPEGIAKMKALRPDWKCGLLLSVHAGDLENIKADFLAVNAKFATRSFVNRAHNAEKDVYVWTVDDPTQMLQLMNRGVDGILTNRPALARKVIHEREEMKPAERLLAEISLLFNQPPTDLEQ, encoded by the coding sequence ATGTCCCTGGTTCCATTCACCCGTCAGATCGCAACCAGCCTGAACGCCTCACTACGGCACCTGATCGGGGCGGACATGCTGTATAAGCTGCTGGCATTCGTGGTGCTGACACCGCTGTTCGCCATCCTGTTTCGGACTCTGCTGGCACTGGGCGGGCAGAGCGTATTGACCGACGTCGATATCGCATTGTTCTTTGCCGGTCCGTTTGGGTGGATCTGTGCGATCACTCTGGGAGCGGTCTGGCTGACCATTGTCGCGCTGGAGCAAGCGTCTCTCCTGTCGATTCTGGCGACCCGTGCCAGCGGTCAGAAACCGGAGGTCATCGAATCACTGCGGTTTGCGGCCAGTCACGTCGCGGACATTCTACACGTGACCGGCAAGATGATTGGCTGGAGCCTGCTGGTTTTGGCACCGTTCCTGCTGATAGCAGGCGGCGTGTATCTGGGACTGCTGGGCGAATATGACATAAACTATTATCTCAACGAGCGCCCAACCGAATTCAAAGTGGCCGTCGGACTGGGTGTGATTCTGGGACTCGTTCTGACCGGCATCCTGCTGCGGCTGTTTTCCGGCTGGTTTCTGGCACTGCCTCTGATTCTGTTCGACAAGGTCCCCCCGGCTGAGGGGCTGCAGGCGAGTCAGCGAAAGGTCGCTGGTCACCGTCGTCAGATCCTGATCTGGCTGATTGCCTGGTTGGGTATGGTTCTGATTCTGAATGCGTTGCTGGTCGCGTTCGTCGGACTGGCGGGGCGTGTGCTGATTCCCACAGAGGTCGGGTCGCTGCTGGTGCTGACAACGCGTGTGGGACTGATGCTGCTCGTGCTGTTTCTGACAGGCCTGACTTTGAACCTGTTCGCGACGATCGCTTTTGCCGGCCTGCTGTTTCAGGGATATCAGCAGATGATTCCGGAAGCAACAATGTCAGTCGAAAAGAGCGAGTCTGCCGAGACACAGAGTGGAAGTCAGTTGTTCACGCGCGGGCGGCTGGCGACGGCAGCAATCGTCGGCGTGCTGGGGGCCGCATTCCTCGGATACTGGTCGTTACAGAGCACTCTCGAAGCGCAACAGATACCGCAGGTAATGGCTCATCGAGGGGCCTCCAAAGCGGCTCCCGAAAACAGCATGGCCGCCTTTCGCCAGGCGATTGCCGACGGTGCAGACTGGATCGAACTCGATGTTCAGGAGACCGTAGACGGAAAGGTGGTCGTTGTCCACGACAGCGACTTGATGAAACTCGCAGGCAACCCGCTTAAAATCTGGGATGCGACGCTGGAAGATTTGACGGAAATCGATATCGGCAGTTCGTTCGATCCACAGTTTGCCGCCGAACGGGTTCCGACGCTGGCTGAGGTACTGAAGCTGTGCAAGGACAAGATCGGCGTGATCATTGAGCTCAAATATTACGGACACGATCAGCAGTTGGAACAACGGGTGGCTGATATTGTGGAGTCCGAGGGGATGGCAGATCAGATCATGGTGATGTCACTCAAACCGGAAGGGATCGCCAAAATGAAAGCCCTGCGGCCGGACTGGAAGTGTGGCCTCTTGCTTTCTGTGCATGCAGGAGACCTGGAGAATATCAAAGCTGACTTCCTGGCCGTGAATGCAAAATTCGCGACGCGAAGTTTTGTGAACCGCGCTCACAATGCGGAAAAGGATGTCTACGTCTGGACGGTCGACGATCCGACGCAGATGCTGCAATTGATGAATCGAGGTGTTGACGGCATTCTGACCAATCGCCCTGCCCTGGCCCGCAAGGTGATCCACGAACGGGAAGAGATGAAACCCGCGGAACGGCTGCTTGCTGAAATTTCACTGCTGTTCAATCAGCCTCCCACCGATCTGGAACAATAA
- a CDS encoding DUF3472 domain-containing protein — protein sequence MLRFRIIQSCCLLMAVCLLTESVQADEKEYKQMPWHLVDLWWDLGEESVFESYSIDVTISDDLPSTKNLYIAPIGLGHLSQTPFYGGLQTQSDGYTLANKTLRKIGPGLLMSMWGERSHEAIRPAEGGFFQSSGHEGDFVSIRRPYKWTQGTYTYKLIRLDREMVDGKPCTWVGAFVKSHEKDESIFIGALRFKGDKLMLSPKIASFVEVYGARIPVTEIPRVTVTFNHLQVNGKPATVKSVEAIYPKGVPDYAAAKSTGKSVEIIVGQPVKGRTVRNTRLKLD from the coding sequence GTGCTGCGTTTCAGAATCATCCAATCCTGCTGTTTGCTGATGGCTGTCTGCCTGTTAACAGAATCTGTCCAGGCAGATGAAAAAGAATACAAGCAGATGCCCTGGCATCTGGTCGACCTGTGGTGGGACCTGGGCGAGGAATCTGTGTTCGAGAGTTACAGCATCGATGTGACGATCAGTGACGACCTGCCTTCAACGAAGAATCTCTACATCGCTCCGATTGGCCTGGGACACCTGAGCCAGACGCCCTTCTATGGCGGTCTGCAGACCCAGTCGGACGGCTATACACTGGCCAACAAAACGTTGCGTAAGATTGGTCCCGGGCTGTTGATGTCCATGTGGGGCGAGCGGAGCCACGAAGCGATTCGCCCCGCTGAGGGTGGCTTCTTCCAGAGCTCGGGGCATGAGGGGGATTTTGTCAGCATCCGGCGTCCGTACAAATGGACGCAGGGAACTTACACCTACAAACTGATCCGTCTGGACCGGGAAATGGTTGACGGAAAACCGTGTACCTGGGTCGGTGCGTTTGTTAAGTCGCATGAAAAAGACGAATCGATTTTCATTGGTGCGCTGCGGTTCAAAGGTGACAAGCTGATGCTGTCACCGAAAATTGCCAGTTTCGTGGAAGTTTATGGTGCCCGGATTCCGGTGACTGAAATCCCCCGGGTCACGGTCACATTCAATCATCTACAAGTCAATGGGAAGCCGGCAACGGTGAAATCGGTCGAAGCGATTTACCCCAAGGGGGTACCGGATTACGCTGCTGCAAAATCAACTGGGAAATCTGTTGAGATCATCGTCGGTCAACCGGTGAAAGGACGCACGGTCCGGAATACCAGGCTGAAACTCGATTGA
- a CDS encoding endonuclease/exonuclease/phosphatase family protein, translating to MLRDSRLIACVIALLVFAILDAAVFGQQPTTAETLNRPLRVLTANIWNYSKPYQVRMKLLREQIKALEPDVIGFQEAGWTPGEEHQVKQLLKGMNYYIEHEADGADTRERRLLDVAVASRWPLKRRALHKLPGSGKALLVEIEAPLPVGRLQFVSTFGTARWQFDRELNRERDAVALDQFIRENCDRQGFPPIIAGDFDATPEAACMRYLRGLQSLDGHSTHYYDAWEAAGNQTPGYTWTTKNPYAKKTTEQFWHLSDHHRRIDYILIGSPHHYRGYARVVSARVVLNQPQGQDWPSDHLGVFTEIAVKP from the coding sequence ATGCTGAGAGACTCCCGCCTGATTGCCTGTGTCATCGCCTTGCTGGTGTTCGCAATTTTGGATGCAGCAGTCTTCGGTCAACAGCCGACGACAGCTGAAACGCTGAATCGTCCGCTGCGGGTACTGACAGCAAATATCTGGAACTATTCCAAACCCTACCAGGTCCGGATGAAACTGTTGCGCGAGCAGATCAAGGCACTCGAACCAGACGTAATCGGTTTTCAGGAAGCGGGCTGGACTCCCGGAGAAGAGCATCAGGTGAAACAGCTACTGAAGGGGATGAACTATTATATCGAGCATGAAGCCGACGGAGCTGACACCAGGGAACGTCGCCTGCTGGATGTGGCAGTGGCTTCCCGCTGGCCGCTGAAACGTCGAGCTCTACACAAGCTCCCCGGGAGCGGAAAGGCGCTGCTGGTTGAGATCGAGGCGCCGCTGCCTGTGGGGCGATTGCAGTTTGTGAGCACGTTCGGGACGGCCCGCTGGCAATTCGATCGGGAGTTGAACCGGGAACGCGATGCGGTGGCGCTGGACCAGTTCATTCGCGAAAACTGCGATCGACAGGGTTTCCCTCCGATCATCGCCGGTGACTTCGACGCAACGCCTGAGGCCGCCTGTATGCGTTATCTCAGGGGACTGCAAAGCCTGGACGGACACAGTACGCATTACTACGACGCCTGGGAAGCGGCTGGAAACCAAACTCCGGGTTATACCTGGACGACAAAGAATCCTTACGCGAAAAAGACCACGGAGCAGTTCTGGCATCTTTCCGACCATCATCGGCGGATTGATTACATCCTGATCGGTTCGCCCCACCATTACCGGGGTTATGCACGAGTGGTTTCCGCGCGGGTGGTGTTGAATCAACCACAGGGGCAGGACTGGCCCAGCGATCACCTGGGCGTCTTTACCGAGATCGCAGTGAAGCCATAA
- a CDS encoding VOC family protein — protein sequence MSLDPFHLAFQVRDIAEARAFYGGLLGCSEGRSDESWVDFNFFGHQVVCHLNPEIGPEGSIAAHVNPVDGHGVPVPHFGVVLTMDRWQALADRLRENKIEFIIEPYIRFQGQPGEQATMFFLDPSGNALEFKAFKDIESQLFAK from the coding sequence ATGTCACTCGATCCCTTTCATCTCGCGTTTCAGGTACGTGATATCGCCGAAGCCCGGGCCTTTTATGGCGGTCTGCTTGGCTGCAGCGAAGGCCGCAGTGACGAGTCCTGGGTCGATTTCAATTTCTTCGGGCACCAGGTGGTCTGCCATCTGAATCCGGAGATCGGCCCGGAAGGCAGCATCGCGGCCCACGTGAACCCCGTCGACGGACACGGCGTTCCCGTGCCGCATTTCGGCGTTGTCCTGACGATGGATCGCTGGCAGGCTCTGGCAGATCGACTGCGTGAAAACAAGATCGAATTCATTATCGAGCCCTACATTCGCTTTCAGGGCCAGCCCGGAGAACAGGCCACGATGTTCTTCCTCGATCCCAGCGGCAACGCCCTGGAGTTCAAAGCGTTCAAGGATATCGAATCTCAGTTGTTTGCGAAATAA
- a CDS encoding sulfatase family protein, translating to MRRLFITLVCCILLLLSTQSEVSAAAQPRQPHVVIILADDMGYGDVTALNKGSRIPTPNLDQLARQSLTFTDAHSAGSYCVPSRYGLLTGRYMWRTRLGSGGNLANLAGTLIEPGRKTIANLMQDAGYHTGLVGKWHQGIDWKLHDESEREQIRVDPNYQNFKNIDFASPALKGPKDYGFAYSFGTAGSAEMNPAAFIENNRVTVIPTLTSAQAKAKHGEWYGRDDNIVAEGYTMDRLVPTLSNKACEFVETAVRTKPDQPFFLYYAMTTPHNPIVPHKEYLGKSKAGAYGDFVVELDYHVGKLLRKLDDLGIADNTLVIFTSDNGPVDRTRGYRQRWVRGDTMIYGHDSNGPCTGWKGGLEEGGHRVPFLVRWPAKIKPGETCSTTIVFNDVLPTLAEMLNVPLDNHTAEDGASFYQALTGESRPVSFHKAIVHNHHNGTFAIRQGPYKLTVRGPKTNAAVLNDSIPVNYKLYDLDQDIEETTDISTEHPEKIRQMHALLKQYVREGHSNDRP from the coding sequence ATGCGAAGGCTCTTCATCACTCTGGTCTGCTGTATTCTGCTGCTGCTCTCCACACAGTCGGAAGTATCTGCAGCCGCTCAGCCGCGTCAACCTCATGTGGTGATTATTCTGGCCGACGACATGGGCTACGGCGACGTGACCGCCCTCAACAAAGGCAGCCGCATTCCGACACCCAATCTGGATCAACTTGCCCGGCAGAGTCTGACTTTCACCGATGCCCACTCAGCGGGCTCCTATTGTGTGCCTTCCCGTTACGGTCTGCTTACCGGTCGCTACATGTGGCGGACCCGGCTTGGATCGGGTGGCAACCTCGCGAATCTGGCCGGGACCCTGATTGAACCGGGCCGCAAGACGATCGCGAATCTAATGCAGGATGCGGGCTACCACACGGGACTGGTCGGCAAATGGCACCAGGGCATCGACTGGAAACTGCACGACGAAAGCGAGCGGGAACAGATCCGCGTCGATCCCAATTACCAGAACTTCAAAAACATCGACTTCGCCTCTCCCGCCTTAAAAGGTCCGAAAGACTACGGATTTGCCTACTCCTTCGGCACCGCCGGTTCCGCGGAGATGAACCCCGCCGCCTTCATCGAAAACAACCGCGTCACCGTCATTCCGACGCTGACCTCCGCCCAGGCAAAAGCGAAGCACGGAGAATGGTATGGCCGGGACGATAACATCGTCGCCGAAGGCTACACCATGGATCGGCTCGTGCCCACACTGTCGAACAAGGCCTGCGAGTTCGTCGAGACTGCGGTCCGCACGAAACCCGATCAGCCCTTCTTCCTCTATTATGCGATGACCACGCCCCACAATCCGATCGTTCCCCACAAGGAATATCTGGGCAAGAGCAAAGCCGGCGCGTATGGCGATTTCGTCGTCGAACTCGATTACCACGTCGGTAAATTGCTCCGTAAACTGGACGACCTCGGCATTGCCGACAACACACTGGTCATCTTTACCAGCGACAACGGTCCCGTCGACCGCACCCGCGGATACCGGCAGCGCTGGGTCCGCGGCGACACCATGATCTACGGTCACGACAGCAACGGTCCCTGTACCGGCTGGAAGGGGGGCCTCGAAGAAGGGGGACACCGCGTGCCCTTTCTCGTCCGCTGGCCTGCGAAAATCAAACCGGGCGAAACCTGTTCCACGACCATCGTGTTCAACGATGTCCTGCCCACGCTGGCGGAAATGCTGAACGTCCCGCTCGATAACCACACCGCAGAAGACGGCGCGAGTTTCTATCAGGCTCTCACGGGAGAATCGCGGCCGGTCTCCTTCCACAAAGCGATCGTCCACAATCACCACAACGGCACCTTTGCGATCCGCCAGGGGCCCTATAAACTCACTGTCCGTGGCCCGAAAACCAACGCTGCCGTCCTGAATGACAGCATACCGGTGAATTACAAACTGTATGATTTGGATCAGGACATCGAAGAAACCACCGACATTTCTACGGAACATCCCGAGAAGATCAGGCAGATGCACGCGTTGTTGAAGCAATACGTCCGAGAAGGGCACAGCAACGACAGGCCTTGA